In Asticcacaulis sp. MM231, the genomic window TTTGATACAAATAGGTCGCGCATCAAGGCGTTGTGCTTCTTTAGAATAAAATATAACGGCGGCGGAAATATGCTAGATTTTTTATACTCGAAATTACACAACCTGCATTGGGAGCAGTTTACGGTTGTAGGCAGCACTCTGCTCACATTTTTCTTTGCAGCGATCGTTAGTTTTATAGGGCAGTTTCAACGACTGCGCATGCACGTCTCTTTTGCCGGGTTCTGGGAACACTGCTTTCCCGCCGCCGGCTGGACATCGACGTCCAGCCGCATTGACATCATCATGTATGTTGCGGGCAAGTTGACACGTGGCCTGCTGGCCATCGGTGATGCGTTTCTCGCCGTGGGCGTGGCTTCTGGTATCGCGGCAGGGCTTCATAGCGTCATGCCGCAGCATGTCCCGTTGCACGCAGGATTTCTCACGGTCGTGTCGTGGTCGATCGTCTTCTTTCTGTTCGCGGACTTCGCGAATTTTTTTACCCACTACCTTCAACATAAGGTCGGCTTTTTGTGGGAACTGCATAAGGTGCATCATTCTGCGACCTTCCTGACGCCTCTGACAACAGCACGGATGCATCCCTTAGGCGACAAGTTTGACCACATCGGTGCAATACTTTTGGGGGCCCTTCCGATGGGGCTATGCCTATTTTTATATCAGCTCTCGCTCGCGGACATGCTGATCATGATGGGCAATGCGAACCTGATAGGCACGATCTTGGTCTTGGACGCACTGCGCCATAGCCACTTCCCAGTAAGCTTCGGAAAACTCGACTTTGTCCTAATAAGCCCACACATGCACCAGTTGCACCATAGCGCTCGATTTGAGCACTGGGACAAGAACATGGGCAATAAGTTATCCATCTGGGACTTCATGTTCGGAACCGCCTTTATTCCAGACAAGGGGGAGATCCTCACCTACGGCATTGGAAGGGGGGCGGCGCTTGATGCGGAATATCACACGCTTGCAGGCGTTTATGTGCGTCCTGTCATAAATATGTTCAAGGTCATGGTTTTTGGCGCTCAGGAACCACCGCCCATACCAATAGAAGCGCCACGGGCGACGCCCTCCGCGGATCACCCTTCGCCCTAGACAGATGAACCGGACCTGAGCCTTGCTATTGGCAAGGCTCAGGGATTGAGACGAAAGGGGACCTCGTCCGGTCTGGTACCATGGCACGGCCAGGGCTTGGATGTGATGCCAACAGGCCCCGTCTTGTGAGCTTTCCGTAGAACCTTGACTTGGTCGATCTGGATTTTGCAAATCTGCCATACGGGATAGATAGGGTAACCCCTTTCGGATCAGGCCTCCCGCAAACAAGCGGATGCGCCTACGCTCTTGACCTCACCTTGGTCGAGCCCCTATGACGACGCCGCCTCCCCCCTGTCCGCACAAAAGGAAATCCCATGTCGCTCGAACAGCTCGAAGTCCACGAATCCCATGGTGGAAAGCTTGC contains:
- a CDS encoding sterol desaturase family protein, whose amino-acid sequence is MLDFLYSKLHNLHWEQFTVVGSTLLTFFFAAIVSFIGQFQRLRMHVSFAGFWEHCFPAAGWTSTSSRIDIIMYVAGKLTRGLLAIGDAFLAVGVASGIAAGLHSVMPQHVPLHAGFLTVVSWSIVFFLFADFANFFTHYLQHKVGFLWELHKVHHSATFLTPLTTARMHPLGDKFDHIGAILLGALPMGLCLFLYQLSLADMLIMMGNANLIGTILVLDALRHSHFPVSFGKLDFVLISPHMHQLHHSARFEHWDKNMGNKLSIWDFMFGTAFIPDKGEILTYGIGRGAALDAEYHTLAGVYVRPVINMFKVMVFGAQEPPPIPIEAPRATPSADHPSP